The Fluviispira sanaruensis sequence TCTGCTTAATTTATCATCCAAATAAAAGGACTGTAAAGAATCTTTGGATAAACTTACTGAGATAGCATTGCTGGAAGCTTTGTTACCTTCTAAGTTTGAGAAAGATACTGAATAGTCAGCACATCCACCGAGGGGTATACTATTAGCAGAAATAACAATGCTATTTACTTTGTTTGCTTTTTGCTCTTTTTCAATAACTTTTGTTGGATCAGTCACACCACCAGTGCCAGAAGTATTTTTATCATTTTTCTTACAACCTGTGATTGCAATAGATGCAAGTCCAAGACTCACAGCTGTGAGTTTTAAAGATTTACTTATCGTCATATTTTTCTCCTAAACATTACAAAAACATTAGATAACCATCAAAAATTGCAGATACTAGAAACTTATTTCCGCAATTTGAGGAATATAATTTAATGTAACAATAATTGTCAATTTTTTTATAAATTAAAATATTAAAAAATTATACTAATAAAATAATTTAATATTAAAAATACATTAATAAATTAGCCTTAAAATAACTAAATAAATTATGGTAATAAAGATAATATAAAATATTTGTATATATTTTTAATATATTATTATTTTAAATATTTTGTTTTATTAAACAGATCTCATTTTTGTTAAAAAATAAATACGAATAATTTCATGTCAATTCAATAAGCAGACCATTTATGTATTCACTTTCTTAGAAAAAATATTTTTTTTCAGATGAAGTATTTTTTAAAATACCAAGATAGACAAGACTTATTTACATTTAAATATTTGCCATAAAGACATTTAAACACAAGAAGAAAGTGAGAACTAATTTTCTGTTAATCAACCTACAAAAATTAAGTTTAACCATAAAAAAAATTCAATTAAGTGACGAGCAAAAGTATAAAAATTAATTTTATATAAAAATTTTCAAGTCATTCATTCCTTTGTCAAATTTTATGACTTTATTACCAACGGCGCTGATTTCATCTTTACAAAAGATCAATTGTTATTTTTTTGCCAACTAAAATATTTTGATTGAAAGGACAAGGAAGAAACGAAAAAAATGTTGTTTTAAACTTAAAAATTTTGAGAATTTAAGGAGTGTGCACCGGATAGAGGGAAAAACAAAAAAATAGAAATGCAATTTTTTTTGCTCTCTTTATTTAAATAGAGAGCAAGTTTATTGTCAAAACATTAACTCTTGTAAAATAAATTGACACAATCAACTGCCTTCAACCATTTATACAAACTTGCATTTGCCAAAGCTTCGGGCATTTCGGGGCGAAACTCTCTCGCGATTTCTATTTTATTGAATGTTACATCTTCTTCGAGCACACCCACACACGCTGCCATCGCCGCCCCGAGGGAAGTCGTCTCAATATTTGCTGGGCGCGCGAGCAGTGTCTGTAAAATATTTGCTTGAAACTGCATTAAGAAATCGTTGCGCGAAGCACCACCGTCCACACCCACCCGCACGATCTTTTGTCCACTGACTTTTTCCATCAGGCGTAAAAGCTGAACATTTTGCAAGGCAATACTTTCTAAGACGGCACGGATAATCTGCGACTTTTGCGTTCCACGGGAGAGGCCAAAGAGCACGCCGCGCGCTTTTGGATTCCAATACGGCGCGCCCAGCCCCGCTAAGGATGGAACGAAGAGAACGTCCTCATCACGCGGATAACCCATTGCAAGTTCAGCACTTTCTGAAGAATTCTTCACCCAACCAAAATTGTCCCGCATGAACTGCACTGCAGCGCCTGCGATAAAAGCAGATCCTTCGAGAGCAAAGGTTCTTCGTTGCGCAGTACTATAAGCAACGGTGGTCAAGATCCCTTCATCCGAAGTCACCACATTTTCACCCGTATTCATAAGTAAGAACGCACCCGTACCAAAGGTGATTTTCGCTTCACCCTGCTGAACGCAGTTTTGCCCAAAAAGCGCTGCCTGTTGGTCACCCAAAATCCCAGTGATAGGTATACCGTCCGGTAGACCTGGTACTCCCTTGGTAAATCCAAAGCGACCAATACTTGGTTTGATCTCTGGCAGTGCACTTTCTGGAATTGAAAACAGTTTTAACAGCTCTGGGTCATAAGATCCCGTGTGTAAATTATAAAGCATAGTGCGGCTCGCATTGGTATGATCCGTCACAAAAGACTGTCCACCCGTGAGTCTCCAGATAATAAAAGAGTCGATGGTGCCAAGGGCGAGCTCACCTGTTAACGCCCATTGTTTGGCTTTCATATTCTGTTCTAAAATCCAGTGCATTTTTGAAGCACTAAAATAAGGATCACAGACCAATCCCGTTTTCTGCAAAATCATTTTGCGCACTGTTTCGTTACGTTTTAAATGATCGCAAAATTCTGCAGTGCGTCTGTCCTGCCAAACAATAGCATTGCCCGCAACTTCACCCGTTTTTTTATTCCAAGCGAGACATGTTTCCCGCTGATTGGTTATGCCTATTGCCGCAATTTTTTTCTGGTTGAAAGAGCTTTTTTCTCCTTCAGCAAATTTCAAACTGTTTTCGATTGCTTTTATTGTTGTATTCCAAATATCTTCAGGATTGTGTTCAACCAAACCTGGGCGCGGATAAATCTGAGGAAATTCAATTTTGTTGTTACCTAGCATAGAAAAATCATCCATGCTAAAAAAAGATGCTTGAATTCCTGTGGTACCTTCATCTATGGATAGAATAAAATCGGTCATAGGTTTACTCCTTTTATGCTTTCAATGTATCTTTTACAATTACGGAGGATAATGATGTGAGTTTAGTTGCGCAAGAAAAATTTCCAAATACTTTTAAAAAATATTTTAATTCCTTACCATTTCTAGAACAGGCTGGATTTTTTCTTTGGCCCTCCATAGGAAAAAGCGAACTCAATAAAAATGAAATTAAATTATTTAAAAAAATAAAACCTTCGGGGTGCATTCTTTTTAAAAGAAATTTTACTGATTTCGCACAAGGAAAAATATTAATTGCAAATGTAAAGAAAAATTGTGAAAGAGCAAATCAAAAATATAAAATGCCTTTTATTGTCTCAATCGATGAAGAAGGTGGCAGAGTTTCGCGTTTGCCACTTCCTTTTTTGCGCGGTAAACCAGCGCTCGAATTTTCTGACAATAACGATGAACTTGGCTTAGTCAATCAAGTACTTCATCAAACTTTTGTGGCAAAAGGATTAGGCATTAACTGTATACTGAGTCCAGTCGCCGATATTTTAACAGAACCGACAAATCCCGTCATGGGTGATCGCTGCTTTGGCCGAGATGCTCTCACTGTTTTAAAATATTCCTCTCTCGTAAATAAAACACTCTTGAGTGAACAAATATTTTCGTGTGCCAAGCACTTTCCAGGACATGGCAATACAAAAACAGATTCACACAAAGAATTCAGTACCAGCGATGTAAGTTTAACCACACTTAAAACCCGTGAGTGGATTCCTTTTAAAAATTTAATTGCAGAAAAAATACCATTTATCATGGCTGCACATGTGATCGTCCCTGAACTCGATCCTAAGTTCCCAGCAACGTTAAGTTATGAAATATTAACGAAACAATTAAAAAAGAATTTAAAATTTAAGGGACTCGTGCTTAGCGACGATCTGCGAATGAATGCAATCGCAAATTTTTACCAACAGTCACGTGCAATTGAATCATCCATTACAGAAACAAATCCTGTTTCGTTATCTGAGGAAGATTCTTATCTTGAGCAAGCAGCTATCGATGCCTTGCTTGCAGGTTGTGATATTTTATTAAGTTGCCAAAGCATAGAGAGAGAAGCAAGAATTGCATACTCGATTGCAAAAAAACTTAAAAATGATAAATTATTTCATAAACTGATGCTGGAGAAGGCTTGGAAAATATTCTCTACTTTAACAAAAACACAAAAGATCTAAACTTTTTTCTCGTTGTCGGGTACAGCCTCTTATTTCATATTCTTTTAGCTCTGAGTCTCAGTTTTCTTACACCCAATCCTGTTGATATGACTGATTTAAGAGTAACAACCAGCACCGTCCAGATTTCTTCCAAATCACCCAATTCGCAAAAGCCCACTCTGCAAAAACACCGTGAGAGGAACATACCCAAAAAAGAATTGATCCAATCGACTCAAAAATCGGCGGCTGCCCCCAGTGAAATTCCACCCGAAAAAGTCGCAACTCCACAAAAACATTTGGATGCTGTCACTCCAGCTGGACAGTCGACCAATGAAAGCAAAGAATTTTATTCTGCGGAATCCACCGTCGATAAAACGGCACAATGCACTTTACCTGAAATCAATATCACGGACGATGCCGCTAATGCTGGTGTCACAAGTGGATCCGTAGTAATTGAAGTGCAAATAAATAGCGAAGGTAAAGTAACAGAAGCAAAATTGATCAAAGGCACAGGATATAAAGTAGATCAAGTTGCTTTAGCAGCAGCAAAAGAATTGAATTGTAGCCCTGCGTGGCGAGAAAAACACAGCGTTGGTGTTATAAAACGAATTACTTGGATGATTGTACCTTGATTGTCTCATCTTGATAAAGACGAAAATTGTATATAATTAAATAGTATAACTTAATACTATAATATTTTTTAATAATTCATTCAAATTCATATTTTTATACCCGCTCAATTGAAACGCAAATTGCTAAATAAAAAGTAATTCATGACTTGCAAAGCTCTTAAAACTTCTTTATATTCAATGGTTGTACTTTTTAGTCGAAACTAAGGTTTCATACACTTAAAAAGAATCAATCTCATCTATACTCACTTTGAGAAGTACTTTTTATCATGCAAAATCGGACTCTTTTATTCCAAGCTTTTTAGCAATCGCTAAAATATTTTTATAGGATTGAGTATTCCCAAAAGCAAAATATCCCCTATGCTCAGAAAGAGGAGCTTTTAATTCTCTGAGTAAAGCAATTGAAACTTTTTTATCAAATTCATCAAATTTTTGTTGGAGTAATTGTCCTTTTTCTGAACCTTTTAGGCGATTTATTTCCATTTTTACATTTTGAACAAGTTCAAAATATGTTGTGGGATAGGATTGCTCTAATAGCAGTCTTTCTGCTGCAAGCTTTTTATTTTCTTCGACAATACGTTTTCTATCCTCGAGAATTTTTCTCTTTTCAGACAAAATAACTGGATCTTTTTTGGCCTCAAATTGGGCTTGTTCACTCTTTCTAAATATTTTATCTTCATTAAGATTTCTTATTAATTTTTGCGCACTTTCACGTGTTCCATAAAACATATAAGCTAAAAATAACCCATATAACCCCCAAACAGCATATAAAAATCGTTTTTTGTTTGGATTTGAATCTAAGTAATTTTTTTGCTCTGAATAATTTATAGGCTCCACATATGAAGCTAATATATTTTCAATATTTGCTTCATATATACTGCATGAGCAAATTAAAAAATATTCAAAAATTCCTTGATTGTTCGTTTCATCTGAAAAATCAAGATCAATTTTATTCAACCCACTTGTTTCAAGAAGATTTTCATTTTTAATACTTGAAAATTTCTGTTCATCTGAAAATAACTTAACTTTAGTAGCCTTATTAAATTTCGCAAAATAACTCATAAACAAAGCAGTTCTAACTTCTTTATCTTTTTCGATAAAAATATCATTCTTAAGAAGATTTAGAAAATTAGTTCTTTGAAAAAAATTAAATGAAATATTTTCAATGCTTTTATTTTCTTTTATCTTTACAATACAATCATTTAATATGCTATGAGATTCTGTACTTTTTAAGAAATTCTGAAGAACATGAGAAAGCTGAGTATAATCATTACTTTGCTTACTAATTTCATATACTTTCTTAGGTATTTTATAATTTACTTGATCAAAAAATTTCATTAAATAACTATTGATTGGATGTTCTGATGCTAAAGTATTCAGATTTTTAAACTGAGGAATATTTCCTTTCATTAAAGCTGCATCTGATATAAATAATAAATGTCTTTCACGTAAATCAAGAATGTGGCCATCTAATTTTACCGCATCATTTTCTTCTAAACCATTTGAATATTTTGACTGAATATTTTTTAAGTAATTTAAATATATATCAAGTGAAAAATTAAAATATCGATCTGTTTTTCTTGCGATTGATTCATTTATTGAGCGAGAATGCAAACTTTTATTTTGTATTTTTTGGTTTATATTTAATTTAGTTTGTTCTATATTCTTTTTAAAAATTTCTAATCTAGTTCTATATTCTTTATACCTATTAATAAAATTCTTATAAAAACCAGTTTCTTTCCCAAAGAAAAAATTATAAAGACCTATTGTATTAAACCAACTATTATTTTTCTCATTTTCATATTTAGATTGCAAATTAGTAATATGGGAACATAAATCATCCATAACCTTCATTAAGTTAGTAATAAGCCTAGAAATAACTTCTAATGGAGCAACACTGATTAAAGAAGACGCTTCTTCTTCTCCATACATTGCTATAATAAGTTTATTAAATTTTAAAGCTTCTGTATGATACTGTATCTTAGAAACAAGATTTATAATATTTGTCAAATAATAAATATACATTCTGAAAAAATCTTGTGAATTTTTATCTAGATATTCTTTATCAAATCCTGGGATGAGAAGCTTTGAAAAAGATTCATAAGGAATGATAAAGTACTTTTTTAAACTATCAGTTGAATTTATATTATTTACTAACTTTTTGTTTTGATATAATGAAAAAACTTCTTCTGGAATATTTGAAGAATATTTATCCAAAATTACATTATAAACACTCCATAAACCAAACAATGAGTAAATTGAAAATTTATCATTGTTTTTCTCATCAGATAAAAATTCTTCTATTTTGTCTGCTAATCTTAATAACTCACAAAAACTATCAATTTTATGAGCAAATTGTATGGCTGAATTTTTACTTGCATCACCATTTTCAAATTTAAAAGACAATTTATTATTATCGAATTCCTTTTTTATTTCAAACGCTAATAATACGACATTTTTGAATTCTTCTTTAGTTAAAACCTTTTGTACTGAATTTGTACTTTTAAAAATTCTTATATTAAAGCTCATATTAGATAATTTATTCTGAATTTCATTTTCAGAACTCCACCATTCATATATTTTATTCCACGTTTTTTGTGGAAACGTAGTGGAGCTATATTGAGGAGGCTCTAATTTTATAAGTTTATCTGATAATATTGCAATTTTTTTTAAATTTTTATCTTTAGTATTATAATTATACTTTAAAAATTCATTTGCATACTCAAAAAGCTTATTTAATTTCTTTTCGGTCTTAGATAATTCAAATTCACTTGGAATTTCTTGTATCCTTTTACTACTTAATCTTTCTTTATTAAGATCCTTAATTAATGCATTAATTCTACCTATTTTCTTTTCAGAAATCTCTTGTTGAAGAGCGTTATAGTTTTTTATTTCATTAACTTTAAAAAAACTTAAATCTGTCCAAAATTTATAAGATACAGAATTTAAAACATCTTCTTTAATCTTCTTATTAAAACTTTCAGGATCATAGAAACTAATTGACTGTTCATCTCTTAAAATACAGCAATATATCCATGGAATTATTGGTACTGTTGCTGAAGCTCCAGAGGCAATTACATTGCCTAAATTCTCAACAATTGTTTCATTGTTTACTCTATATGCTATGTGTTCTTTAATTTTTTCTTTAAATTTATTAAATATATCTATAAAATCATTCGGTATTTTATTTTCTTTAACTCCCATAGTTAATTCATTTTCGATGATATTAAAGAGAGTATAAATGAATGATGCTGGCATTCTATCAAAATTTTGCAACATCATTAAAAGAATTTTAACATATGAATTAATGAGATAAAAACCTGAATCTGCATCTTGCCAACTGATACGTAATATTTTTAAATTACTAAATCTTCCATTTAATTTATTTATTAAATAATTTGTTAAAATTTCTACGGCTGCTTGTATTTTTAAAGAATGTTTTCTGAAATATTCATTTTGCCAGGAAAAGAGGTCGCTATCCATAAATTTTTTAAATTTATCTATGTTTACCCATTTACTTCTTGTTACTTGAAGAAGGTACACAGATGAACCAATAAGGAAACCCGACATAGAACTCATTAAAGTATGTGCTGCAACTTGTACTCCAGGAATTCCTCCTACTGTGTGACCTATAGCACTTCCTACAACCCCACCGAGAGGACCTGCCACTACACCACCAATTCCCGAACCAATAGTAGATGACATTGCTTGGGGGTTGGTCACATTTGAAATAATAGCTCCTGATGCTCCTGAAGTAGTACTTGCTCCAACCATGGCTTTATAACTATTACTAGATTCCAATAGTTTTTTAAAATTTTCACCTTCCATTTTGCCTTTAGCAAAATAATTAGCAACTAGATCTCTTGCTATTGTAAGATCGGAGTTGGAAAAAGATGTATCTTTTTTGCTGAATAATAAAGACAATAAAGTATCATTCTTTTCTTCAATATTATTATTTGAATTTAAGTCTTGTTTCAACATATTAAACCTTCGTATAAGTATAAAAGTATAAAAAATACTGAACACACGATATTTGATCGTGCATTATACTTATACTTCTTTTAATTAAGAAAATCAAAGTAATTAACACAAACTCTTTCAAGAAAAGGAATATGAGTTATCTTTTTTTTAACTCATATATTTAGAGAAAAATTCAAATAAAAATGTAAGCTCCTGATATCATATATATAGCCTATTGATTACTTATTATTATTCTTACTTGAATTATGATCACCACAACATGCTTTTTTTATTTTTTATTCACTATAAAAGGCTTTCAAGAATATTTGTACATTGTCATTTTTTATAGGTTATGATCTACTCATGCCAAATTAACTCAAAAATTTAATCAAATGTTATTCATCTTATACGCAGCCCTTTAAGAATGTCCCACTCGAATCAGGACTAACACATTGATATTAAAAATATTTACTTATTAGGCGCTCGAGGAAATATTGTGGACTGCGTATTCGTTATTAAATAGAGAAAATAATTTTTAATAGCTCAAAAAATATTAACGAATCATTTTGGACGTTACCATTTTTTTTAATAATTGTTATTGGCTAGCCTATAAATGGCCTGAAAAAGCAAATTGAAAATCAAGCTAGAGTTGAGCATAAATACTGACAACACATAGCTTGAGAATTATAGATAAAGAAAGAAACAGTTTAAAGGAGGGCAAATAGAGTGCTATTTGAGATATCTTATTCTTTCAATATTGGATAGTTTTTTTATACAAAATGCATACTAAGCATCTAAAAATGAATTTATTATAATAGAAATATAAAAATTAATTTAGATTTTTAATGTGTGTTAATCTCTTCTGCCACCAAATATTCTGAGCAAACTAATAAAGAGGTTGATAAAGTTAAGATACATGGTCAAAGCGCCAAAGATCATGAATTTACCCAAAGCTTCACTATTGCCAGAGGTTTGTTCTGCCAATGCATAAGATCCTTCACGAATGCGTTGGGAATCATAGGCAGTTAAGCCAGAAAAGACGAGGATTCCCGCCCAACCTGCAAAGGAATTCAACATTTCGCTCTGAACAAAAATATTCACAACGCTTGCTCCCACGATCATTAAAACACCCATAAATAGAAAAGTGCTCATAAAGCCTAAATTCTTTTTCGTAACAGCCCCAAATAATGCTAGGCCAGCAAAACCAAGCGCGGCAACAAAAAACAGTGAAATAACATTGCCGATCGGGTAAACAACCATTATAATCGAAAATGTGATTCCTGTGAGCAAAGAATAAAGCAAAAACATTCCTTTTAAGGCTTGCGAACTCAATTTTTCAGCCGCAAAACTCATTCCCATGACAAGCGCCATTTGGACGAGGAACAAACCTAAAACAGCACCTCTGCCAAAACTTAAAATGGTTTGAATTGCGCCTGTTTGAATAAGTCCAACACCTGTCAAAGCACTTAAGAACACACCTAAAGTCATCCAACCATAAACCCCTGCTATCGTTTTGCTCGCAGAAGATTGAACAACTTCATTTTTTACCGCTGTATTCATCCAATTATCGTTACTCTTTTGAAATCGATTAAATCTCATGTGTAAATTCCTTTCTCATGATGATTCAAAAAGCAAATGGAAAACTCCAATCTCACATTAAAATTTAAACCGAAAAACGTAAATGGCAAGAGAGTGATAACAAGAGTCTCAAAAAGAAGCAAATTTAAGAATTCACTTGCTCTTCCATACCTTCATCTCCAACCCCGCGATCAAGTTTTCTGTCCATTTCGTATTTGGGATCGTAGTCGCTTGTTAATTCAGAAGCAGAGCCAGCAAAGCGGATGCAATCTTTTGCAATATTCGCAGCGTAATTTTTAAGATGTGCGCGTGCTTCATCGAGATCTTCAACTCTATTTAGCACATCGCGTAAGCTTTTGCTTGAAGGAAAACCCTTCGTATACCAAAGTAAATGCTTGCGGGCTAAAATAGCCGCTAGTTTTGTTTTACCAAAAAATTCTTCTTGATAAGCCAAATGCCGCAGAACGAGATCAAGCCATTCCGCAAATTCAGGCTGCACAGTTTCAGCTAGTAATATTTCTTTAAAAATCCAGGGATTACCCAGAGCACCTCGGCTCACCATTACGGCATCACAAGTCGTTTCTTCTTGCATTTTGCGGGCAGAGGCATAGTTAAATATATCACCATTGCCAACTTTTATAACTGACTTTTGCTTACTGAGTGCGGTATCTATTGCTAACTTTATACCCATTAAGTCGCAGGGAGTGGAATAACTTTCCGAGCGTGTGCGCCCATGAATTGTAAACATGTCGACGTTTTCTGCCAACACCCGTTCAACAGTGTTCACAACATTGACCTCTTCGCGCGTGTAACCTAAACGAAATTTTGCGGAAAGAGGACGAGCGGTTGCAGATCGTGCGAGTTCAACAGTTTTGCTGATTCTTTCAGGTTCTCTTAAAATCCCACTGCCACACCCTGCTGTCACCACTTTACGTACGGGGCAGCCCATATTTATATCAATAGTATCAAATCCTTGCTGATCAAGAACCGAAACCGCATGCGCCACCTGCTCCGCGCTTGGCCCCGTGACTTGCACACCTAAAATGCTTTCCGAGGCATGTCGCGCCATCATCTCGAAAGTTCTTTTATTCTTATATGCAATTGCAGTGGCAGAAAGCATTTCTACATATGTTAAACCTGCACCCAATTCCTGACAAATTCGGCGGAATGGCACATCTGAAACTCCCGCGAGTGGAGCTAAAAACACGCGATTTTTCAGAGTCAAATTGCCCAATTGAATAGGTTGATTAAAAAAACTCATGATTTTACCTTATTTTTTATTAATTGTCCGCATGCTGCTTGAATATCTCTGCCTTTAGATAGACGCACTGTCGCAACCATTCCAGAATTTTTAAGAATTTGTTGAAATTGGTAAACGCGGCCTAAGTCCGGTCTGCGAAACGCAGCTCCTTCATGTTCATTTAGAGGAATGAGGTTTATTTTTGCCCCAACACCTTGTAATAAAGAAACTAATGCTTGCGCATGCTGTTCGCTGTCGTTTATTCCTCGCAGGAGGGTGTATTGTATCATAAATGAAGACCGTGTTCCAGATAAAGCATGCTTTCTCAGGGTTTCAACCACATGAGTTAATGGATGGCGCAGGTTAACGGGCATGACCTTAGAACGCTCCTCTTCAAAGGGAGAATGAAGTGAGAGAGCAACTGCAACTTTTGTTTCATTTAAAATCCTATCGAGCGCAGGCATGAGTCCAACAGTGCTGACTGTCACTTTATTTGGTGAGAAATTAAGGCCTAAATTGTCGCAAAAGATCTGAGTGCTTTTAATCACATTATCTATATTATCAAGAGGTTCACCCATTCCCATATATACGATATTTGAGATCCTTTGATAGCTTGCCACATGATAATCGGGGTTTTCCCGCCGCCATTTTTCGGCAAGAATAACCTGTCCAACAATTTCCTCACTCGTAAGACTGCGCATGAGTCCCATGCGACCTGTCTGACAAAAACGGCAGGCTTGTGCACAGCCCACTTGAGTGGAAATACACTGAGTCAAACGCCCGCGTTCTGGAATAAGCACGCTTTCCACCCATTTGCCATCACTCTTTAAGCGTATTGCAAATTTTACAGATCCATCGTGGGTACTTGTTTGAATTTCTGAGATCTCCAAGGGAACAGAAAGTAAGTAATTGTTTTTAAACCATGCAGAAACATCCTGGCTCAGTTCTGAAAAATCGTAGTCTTCAAGTGGATTTTGTTTATAGACTTTTCGAAATAAGGTTTCAGCCCGTAATTTTGCTTTTGGAACGCCAAAAATTTCAGCTATTTTTCCCTCAAGTTCCTTACGTTCCGTCCCGAAAAATGAATTCATTGTTTTTTTTTCCTTAAATACCACCTAAAATAGGTGATCTTTTTTCAAACAAAGTATAATGGTGTGGTCAAGAAGTTTTTTGCTAATAATTGCATTCTATGCTATTTGGCTGCATCTAAAGATTTTCAAGGGGAAATGCAATGCAAGTTGAAAGTGATAAGACTTCAAAAAAGAAATCAAATCATAACTGCTCGCTGAATAAAGAAATGATTAATGAAAATAATCTCGATTTTCATAAAATAAATATTCATCATTCTAGAATAATTCAGGCACTAAAAAATGAAATAAATACAACCATTCCTATCATGGGTGCATGCACAACAAACAATGGTGGAATAATTTCTTGGAAACTTGTTACGCGAGTATTGTCTACTACGTTTCATTCCAGTTTGCGCAAATTTCAAAAAAATTCTATGCGCTATTGGCGAGAGAATTATTTATTGACTTGTATTCCAGCAGCAGGAGCTGCTTCCCGTTTCTTTAGTGAATTGCAAAAATTTACCCTTACTATAGAAACAAAAATCCCTGAGTTCAAAAATTCATTAGATCTATTTCTAAATCATAATTTTAAAGCAAAACTTTCTTTGGAAAATAGAAAACAAATACAAAGCATTCTTGCAAATGTAAAAATAACAACAGAAATGTCTTCCCTTTATGAAGGTATACACGAGCAAGAAAAAGATAATATAAAAGCTTGTATTGAGCAGTTTTATAATTTTTTAAGCCAATTTATCGTATTAGGAAAAACGGATGAAAAATTTATAAGCAAATACGAAAATTTAAAAAATTTATGTGATATGGAGAATATAAAAAAAGATTATATAAAATCTATTTCTCAATCGGAAAGCAATGTCCGCACACCTTGGGACTACAATAAAAATTTAACTAAAATAAAAAATCAGGATAACATTACAAATTTTAAAACAGCTTTTAGTAAAAATAAAAACTTTAGCAACTCACACTGGATGGAGCGAATTTCGGCGCAATCCTTATTTTTAAATAAAGAAACAGCTGCATCGAATGATCCATCTATTTATTTAGGCACACAAGAAAAAACAATTTTAAAAACATATGCTGCATGCTGCGTGTTGTTACAAAAATATGCACACCTACCGAAAGCACTTGTGCCAACAACTACGGAAGGTGATTCTTTTCTCATGCTCAAATTAGCAGAGCAGATTGGTCTATTACCTTCTCTTGGCAATATTCTCGTTGTTCCTGCATTTATGAAAAGTGAATTTGAAAATGAAATCGAAAGATTAAAACCAATTTTACAAGAAAATATCAGCGATATTTTTGCTCTGCGCAATTCACCATTTGCTCCAAAATGGTTAAAAGAAAATCGTAAAGTAAATGGGGAATGGGTTGTTTTTGAGCAAGGAAGAAA is a genomic window containing:
- the rlmN gene encoding 23S rRNA (adenine(2503)-C(2))-methyltransferase RlmN, whose amino-acid sequence is MNSFFGTERKELEGKIAEIFGVPKAKLRAETLFRKVYKQNPLEDYDFSELSQDVSAWFKNNYLLSVPLEISEIQTSTHDGSVKFAIRLKSDGKWVESVLIPERGRLTQCISTQVGCAQACRFCQTGRMGLMRSLTSEEIVGQVILAEKWRRENPDYHVASYQRISNIVYMGMGEPLDNIDNVIKSTQIFCDNLGLNFSPNKVTVSTVGLMPALDRILNETKVAVALSLHSPFEEERSKVMPVNLRHPLTHVVETLRKHALSGTRSSFMIQYTLLRGINDSEQHAQALVSLLQGVGAKINLIPLNEHEGAAFRRPDLGRVYQFQQILKNSGMVATVRLSKGRDIQAACGQLIKNKVKS
- a CDS encoding DUF4301 family protein yields the protein MQVESDKTSKKKSNHNCSLNKEMINENNLDFHKINIHHSRIIQALKNEINTTIPIMGACTTNNGGIISWKLVTRVLSTTFHSSLRKFQKNSMRYWRENYLLTCIPAAGAASRFFSELQKFTLTIETKIPEFKNSLDLFLNHNFKAKLSLENRKQIQSILANVKITTEMSSLYEGIHEQEKDNIKACIEQFYNFLSQFIVLGKTDEKFISKYENLKNLCDMENIKKDYIKSISQSESNVRTPWDYNKNLTKIKNQDNITNFKTAFSKNKNFSNSHWMERISAQSLFLNKETAASNDPSIYLGTQEKTILKTYAACCVLLQKYAHLPKALVPTTTEGDSFLMLKLAEQIGLLPSLGNILVVPAFMKSEFENEIERLKPILQENISDIFALRNSPFAPKWLKENRKVNGEWVVFEQGRNLSTIRFNMDGTPYTDDNGKYVPVSAGHGELIHLFDEFTKQFPEAECLHIRNIDNVIGSSLDRTAELNIPAEFFKIMRDCIEYLRAQVEDYLFNEQKKKSDSRLHNETAFQVLSYLAHFIDESIANEALEACFDAQSTFIGLAHQSLYKVLGNLFHWQPLENHSSDLEAWEQTMQWLDNPISVFGVVRKEVADVGGGPVFAALPDGTTIKLCLEMPHANEEDASEYFGPRGNATHFNPVLAFFELKTHTRAFENTRSVGKKVEFSKLFDERFWLLSKREYKGTPVCYHETVLHELIGNSATTNLVFIEVPRTLFRPHKSFFDSLGNDRRTYGFDETLATTETRNF